The Geodermatophilaceae bacterium NBWT11 genome has a segment encoding these proteins:
- a CDS encoding DMT family transporter: MSCRGWGLFVVMSVIWGVPYLLIKVAVGELDPVLVVFGRCVLGAAILLPWVVARGQLRGITRYWKPLLAFTVLEMTGPWLLLSIAEQTLSSSLTGLLVATVPFVAALAGRLVGEEERLSPVRIGGMVLGVVGIATLLGLDVAGAQWLALGAVVLTVIGYGTAPLIISRQLSAVSGVAASAVALSITTVVYAPFALPRLDQVGAASGRALLAVAALGVVCTALALALFFALIREVGPQRALVITFVNPAVAVLLGVLLLGEPFTLGIAVGLPLVLVGCVLATRRTRVTDPAPVAAA, from the coding sequence GTGAGTTGTCGCGGCTGGGGCCTGTTCGTCGTGATGAGCGTCATCTGGGGCGTGCCGTACCTGCTGATCAAGGTCGCGGTCGGTGAGCTTGACCCGGTGCTCGTCGTCTTCGGGCGGTGTGTGCTGGGCGCGGCGATCCTGCTGCCCTGGGTGGTGGCCCGCGGTCAGCTGCGCGGGATCACCCGGTACTGGAAGCCGCTGCTGGCGTTCACCGTGCTGGAGATGACCGGCCCGTGGCTGCTGCTGTCGATCGCGGAGCAGACGCTGTCCTCCTCGCTGACCGGGCTGCTCGTGGCCACCGTCCCGTTCGTCGCCGCGCTGGCGGGGCGGCTGGTGGGGGAGGAGGAGCGGCTGTCCCCGGTGCGGATCGGCGGGATGGTGCTGGGCGTCGTCGGGATCGCCACGCTGCTGGGCCTGGACGTCGCGGGTGCCCAGTGGCTCGCCCTGGGTGCCGTCGTCCTCACCGTGATCGGCTACGGGACGGCGCCGTTGATCATCAGCCGGCAGCTGTCGGCGGTGTCCGGGGTGGCCGCGAGCGCGGTGGCGCTGTCGATCACCACCGTGGTCTACGCCCCCTTCGCGCTGCCCCGGCTCGACCAGGTCGGCGCGGCGTCGGGGCGGGCGCTGCTCGCGGTCGCCGCGCTCGGGGTGGTGTGCACGGCCCTGGCCCTGGCGCTGTTCTTCGCCCTCATCCGGGAGGTCGGCCCGCAGCGGGCGCTGGTGATCACCTTCGTCAACCCGGCGGTCGCGGTGCTGCTGGGCGTGCTCCTGCTGGGGGAGCCGTTCACCCTCGGGATCGCCGTGGGGCTGCCGCTGGTGCTGGTGGGCTGCGTGCTCGCCACCCGGCGGACCCGCGTCACCGACCCCGCCCCGGTGGCCGCGGCCTGA
- a CDS encoding DivIVA domain-containing protein — protein sequence MVSVVVFVVGLLLVGGLLFLGSAVLLGRGETQPPAELDRSPVELPDDRPVVGDDVRALQVSVAVRGYRMTEVDWLLDQLAQTIDERDVEIARLRAGGGAHAAVEDDNPEAGGVEPVSPAPADVEETPRA from the coding sequence GTGGTCTCCGTCGTCGTCTTCGTGGTCGGGTTGCTGCTGGTCGGCGGCCTGCTGTTCCTCGGCTCGGCGGTGCTGCTGGGCCGGGGGGAGACCCAGCCGCCGGCCGAGCTGGACCGCTCCCCGGTCGAGCTGCCCGACGACCGGCCGGTGGTCGGGGACGACGTCCGGGCGCTGCAGGTGTCCGTCGCCGTCCGCGGCTACCGGATGACCGAGGTGGACTGGCTGCTGGACCAGCTCGCCCAGACGATCGACGAACGCGACGTCGAGATCGCCCGGCTGCGGGCCGGTGGGGGCGCCCACGCTGCGGTCGAGGACGACAACCCGGAGGCTGGTGGCGTGGAGCCGGTGTCACCGGCCCCCGCCGACGTCGAGGAGACCCCCCGTGCCTGA
- the dapD gene encoding 2,3,4,5-tetrahydropyridine-2,6-dicarboxylate N-succinyltransferase — protein sequence MTTPGATAVGLATVTTAGVVLDTWYPAPELGTADATGTERLGTLEVEAALGTEFGALARYDDARGVEVVGVRTTIADLGAAPVDAHDVYLRLHLLSHRLVRPHGLSLDGQFGLLSTVAWTSAGPVEAADWTPVRAAKMRAAHGHVTVTHVDKFPRMVDYVLPTGVRIGDADRVRLGAHLAEGTTVMHEGFVNFNAGTLGPSMVEGRISAGVVVGADSDIGGGASIMGTLSGGGKQVVSIGEGCLLGANAGIGISLGDRSVVEAGCYVTAGSRVTLPDGSVVKAVELSGRPGLLFRRNSVSGALEALPRDGDWGSLNAALHAN from the coding sequence GTGACCACTCCCGGAGCCACCGCCGTCGGACTCGCCACCGTGACCACCGCGGGGGTCGTCCTGGACACCTGGTACCCCGCCCCCGAGCTCGGCACCGCCGACGCCACGGGCACCGAGCGGCTGGGCACCCTGGAGGTCGAGGCCGCGCTGGGCACGGAGTTCGGTGCCCTCGCCCGGTACGACGACGCCCGCGGTGTCGAGGTGGTCGGCGTCCGGACGACGATCGCCGACCTGGGCGCCGCCCCGGTCGACGCGCACGACGTCTACCTGCGGCTGCACCTGCTCTCCCACCGGCTGGTCCGTCCGCACGGGCTGAGCCTGGACGGGCAGTTCGGGCTGCTGTCCACCGTCGCCTGGACGTCGGCCGGTCCGGTCGAGGCCGCCGACTGGACCCCGGTCCGGGCCGCGAAGATGCGGGCCGCGCACGGCCACGTGACCGTCACCCACGTCGACAAGTTCCCCCGGATGGTCGACTACGTGCTGCCCACCGGCGTGCGGATCGGCGACGCCGACCGGGTCCGGCTCGGTGCCCACCTGGCCGAGGGCACCACGGTCATGCACGAGGGCTTCGTCAACTTCAACGCCGGCACGCTGGGCCCCTCGATGGTCGAGGGCCGGATCTCCGCCGGCGTCGTCGTCGGCGCGGACTCCGACATCGGCGGCGGCGCCTCGATCATGGGCACGCTGTCCGGCGGCGGGAAGCAGGTCGTCTCGATCGGCGAGGGCTGCCTGCTGGGCGCCAACGCCGGCATCGGCATCTCCCTCGGCGACCGCTCGGTCGTCGAGGCCGGTTGCTACGTGACCGCCGGCTCGCGCGTCACGCTGCCCGACGGCTCGGTCGTGAAGGCCGTCGAGCTGTCCGGTCGACCGGGGCTGCTGTTCCGGCGCAACTCGGTGTCCGGGGCACTCGAGGCCCTGCCCCGGGACGGCGACTGGGGCTCGCTGAACGCCGCCCTGCACGCCAACTGA
- a CDS encoding DUF222 domain-containing protein, protein MSTTTDPATVRAMNCATDRPDDDALPLPELAVRLCAGAVAISAATGAWLLLVAEFDRREGWAVPGVTSCAQWLSWQCGMAPGTARDHVRTARALPGLPGTTRELSAGRISYAKARAIARVADTDTEAGLLEVAATCTAAQLERVVAGWRRSDEATTDAARAQADRARSAARGAAIAAGGDDDEGDEAGRAAAAAVWAAWWPEGADPDAPPRRWEQRFDWHDEGDGSVSLRLRLSAEDAAEVVAAVENRAEVLTRRDRVAARGQEGPSENTREADRVRRARVTVARTDALLDLLRAGVATVDTRPGDPAPREVLVRVDAAVLADDLAAGQAALDGVASLSAAQARRLACDAAVTTVLVEGEQVLACGRRRRYASRAQRRALLLRDGGCARPGCAETRPERLHAHHVVPWLLGGRTDVENLVLLCDRCHGLVHDLDLTVERGPDGLRAHLQDGTGVWLPTDGDASPERAGPGPVPLPPYWRANGERMDLRHVVGTVLGNRAALRRRQRVEREDAAASRAA, encoded by the coding sequence GTGTCCACGACGACAGACCCGGCCACGGTCCGTGCGATGAACTGCGCCACCGACCGGCCGGACGACGACGCCCTCCCGCTGCCGGAGCTGGCGGTCCGGCTCTGCGCCGGCGCGGTGGCGATCTCGGCCGCGACGGGGGCGTGGTTGCTGCTGGTCGCCGAGTTCGACCGCCGCGAGGGCTGGGCGGTACCGGGGGTGACCTCGTGTGCGCAGTGGCTGTCCTGGCAGTGCGGGATGGCCCCGGGCACGGCGCGCGACCACGTCCGCACGGCCCGCGCGCTCCCCGGCCTGCCCGGCACCACCCGCGAGCTGAGCGCCGGGCGCATCTCCTACGCCAAGGCCCGGGCCATCGCCCGGGTCGCCGACACCGACACCGAGGCCGGGCTCCTGGAGGTGGCCGCCACCTGCACCGCGGCCCAGCTGGAACGGGTGGTGGCCGGCTGGCGCCGCTCCGACGAGGCCACCACCGACGCCGCCCGGGCCCAGGCCGACCGGGCCCGGTCCGCTGCCCGCGGTGCCGCGATCGCGGCCGGCGGGGACGACGACGAGGGCGACGAGGCCGGCCGTGCGGCTGCTGCCGCGGTGTGGGCGGCGTGGTGGCCCGAGGGCGCCGACCCGGACGCTCCCCCACGCCGGTGGGAGCAGCGCTTCGACTGGCACGACGAGGGCGACGGCAGCGTGAGCCTGCGGCTGCGCCTGTCGGCCGAGGACGCCGCCGAGGTGGTGGCCGCGGTGGAGAACCGCGCCGAGGTCCTGACCCGGCGCGACCGGGTCGCCGCCCGCGGCCAGGAGGGCCCGTCCGAGAACACCCGGGAGGCCGACCGGGTCCGCCGCGCCCGGGTGACCGTCGCCCGCACCGACGCCCTGCTCGACCTGCTGCGGGCCGGGGTCGCGACGGTCGACACCCGGCCCGGCGACCCGGCCCCGCGGGAGGTCCTGGTGCGGGTCGACGCCGCGGTGCTCGCCGACGACCTCGCCGCGGGGCAGGCGGCCCTCGACGGGGTCGCCTCGCTCAGCGCGGCCCAGGCGCGCCGTCTGGCCTGCGATGCGGCGGTCACCACCGTCCTCGTCGAGGGCGAGCAGGTGCTGGCCTGTGGACGCCGCCGGAGGTACGCCAGCCGTGCGCAACGGCGAGCCCTGCTGCTGCGCGACGGCGGCTGCGCCCGGCCGGGCTGCGCGGAGACCCGGCCCGAGCGGCTGCACGCCCACCACGTCGTGCCGTGGCTCCTCGGCGGCCGCACCGACGTGGAGAACCTCGTCCTGCTGTGCGACCGGTGCCACGGGCTGGTGCACGACCTCGACCTCACCGTGGAACGCGGCCCGGACGGTCTGCGGGCGCACCTGCAGGACGGCACGGGGGTATGGCTGCCCACGGACGGGGACGCCTCCCCGGAGCGGGCGGGACCCGGACCGGTGCCCCTGCCGCCCTACTGGCGGGCGAACGGCGAGCGGATGGACCTGCGGCACGTGGTCGGCACGGTGCTGGGCAACCGCGCTGCCCTGCGCCGACGTCAGCGAGTCGAACGGGAGGACGCCGCCGCGTCCCGGGCCGCCTGA
- a CDS encoding SRPBCC family protein: MPELVLTVDVDAPPEQVFAALVDWTTQGEWMLLTDVRTVSGDAQGVGGQIAATTGIPLPGGRRLGVLDTMTITSWDPPHAVDVVHTGRVVKGTGSFQVRERSGGSTFVWVENLDLPLGALGRLGWPLVKPGFVAGVRLSLKRFARYAESRPGTTRP, from the coding sequence GTGCCTGAACTCGTCCTCACCGTGGACGTCGACGCACCCCCGGAGCAGGTGTTCGCGGCGTTGGTCGACTGGACCACCCAGGGCGAGTGGATGCTGCTCACCGACGTCCGCACCGTGTCCGGGGACGCCCAGGGGGTCGGCGGGCAGATCGCGGCGACCACCGGCATCCCGCTGCCCGGCGGGCGACGCCTCGGAGTGCTGGACACCATGACGATCACCAGCTGGGACCCCCCGCACGCGGTCGACGTGGTGCACACCGGCCGGGTCGTCAAGGGCACCGGCAGCTTCCAGGTGCGCGAGCGGTCCGGCGGTTCGACCTTCGTCTGGGTGGAGAACCTCGATCTGCCGCTGGGTGCGCTGGGCCGGCTGGGGTGGCCGCTGGTCAAGCCCGGGTTCGTGGCCGGGGTGCGGCTGTCGCTGAAGCGGTTCGCCCGCTACGCAGAGTCGCGACCAGGCACCACGCGGCCGTGA
- a CDS encoding DUF2064 domain-containing protein: MTQLLVITKAPVPGKSKTRLTPPCTPLQASTIAAAAVGDTLDVVRATPVTRRVVALDGAPGDLDLHDLVVVPQVEGDLGTRLAAAFADAMAGDGDLPTLLVGMDTPQISPGLLTDCLDRLVAAGPGHAALGVAPDGGWWSLGVHSPDAAAVLPDVPMSRDDTAVNTRAALEAAGLTVLDLPVLTDVDHFPDALAVAELCPPTSRMRRVVAEVAATLPD; encoded by the coding sequence GTGACGCAGCTGCTGGTCATCACCAAGGCGCCCGTCCCCGGGAAGAGCAAGACCCGGCTGACCCCGCCCTGCACCCCGCTGCAGGCCAGCACCATCGCCGCGGCCGCGGTCGGCGACACCCTGGACGTCGTCCGCGCCACCCCCGTCACCCGTCGGGTCGTCGCCCTGGACGGCGCACCCGGTGACCTGGACCTGCACGACCTCGTCGTCGTCCCCCAGGTCGAGGGCGACCTGGGCACCCGGCTGGCCGCCGCGTTCGCCGACGCCATGGCCGGGGACGGCGACCTGCCCACCCTGCTGGTCGGCATGGACACCCCCCAGATCTCCCCCGGGCTGCTCACCGACTGCCTCGACCGCCTGGTCGCGGCCGGCCCGGGGCACGCCGCACTCGGGGTCGCCCCCGACGGTGGCTGGTGGTCCCTCGGCGTGCACTCCCCCGACGCCGCCGCGGTGCTGCCCGACGTGCCGATGTCCCGGGACGACACCGCGGTCAACACCCGCGCCGCGCTGGAGGCCGCCGGGCTGACCGTGCTGGACCTGCCGGTGCTCACCGACGTCGACCACTTCCCCGACGCCCTCGCCGTCGCGGAGCTCTGCCCGCCCACCAGCCGGATGCGCCGGGTGGTGGCCGAGGTCGCGGCGACCCTGCCGGACTGA
- a CDS encoding glycosyltransferase family 2 protein, translating into MPDVVFPCLDEAGALPWVLTRLPAGYRAIVADNGSTDGSAQIAADHGATVVHVPQRGFGAAAHAGLEAATDDVVCFCDADASMDPAQLPLVADPVLAGEADLVLGRRRPSSRDAWPVHARVANTALSVMMRRRTGLRLHDLGPMRAARRTELLGLGITDRRFGYPLEMVTKASDAHWRVREVDVDYHPRAEGTKSKVTGTVLGTVKTIKDMSGVLNR; encoded by the coding sequence GTGCCCGACGTCGTCTTCCCCTGCCTGGACGAGGCCGGGGCACTGCCCTGGGTCCTCACCCGCCTGCCCGCCGGCTACCGCGCGATCGTCGCCGACAACGGCTCGACCGACGGTTCCGCGCAGATCGCCGCCGACCACGGCGCCACCGTGGTGCACGTGCCGCAACGCGGCTTCGGCGCCGCCGCGCACGCCGGCCTGGAGGCGGCCACGGACGACGTCGTCTGCTTCTGCGACGCCGACGCCTCGATGGACCCCGCCCAGCTGCCCCTGGTCGCCGACCCCGTGCTCGCCGGCGAGGCCGACCTGGTGCTCGGCCGGCGGCGCCCCAGCTCGCGGGACGCCTGGCCGGTGCACGCCCGGGTCGCGAACACCGCGCTCAGCGTGATGATGCGGCGCCGCACCGGCCTGCGGCTGCACGACCTGGGCCCGATGCGGGCTGCCCGGCGCACCGAGCTGCTCGGGCTGGGCATCACCGACCGGCGCTTCGGCTACCCGCTGGAGATGGTCACGAAGGCCTCGGACGCGCACTGGCGGGTCCGCGAGGTCGACGTCGACTACCACCCCCGCGCCGAGGGCACGAAGTCCAAGGTGACCGGCACGGTCCTGGGCACGGTCAAGACGATCAAGGACATGAGCGGGGTGCTGAACCGGTGA
- a CDS encoding TIGR00730 family Rossman fold protein → MSDNGTRRARTRGPVQIRGGEPDPRQEGTTTDQRLLDARGPSDWVHADPWRVLRIQAEFVEGFGLLAELPRAVSVFGSARTKPGTPYYEAGVALGAALAEAGYAVITGGGPGAMEAANKGACEAGGMSVGLGIELPFEQELNEWVDVGIAFRYFFVRKTMFVKYAQAFVILPGGFGTLDELFEALTLVQTTKVTRFPVILFGSSYWAGLLDWIRTTLVTEGTVSPHDLDLITVTDDVAEAVAVIAAAEAAREAAGQPGGEPAPTEG, encoded by the coding sequence ATGAGCGACAACGGCACCCGGCGGGCCCGCACCCGCGGGCCGGTCCAGATCCGCGGCGGGGAGCCCGACCCCCGCCAGGAGGGGACGACGACCGACCAGCGGCTGCTCGATGCGCGAGGCCCGTCGGACTGGGTGCACGCCGACCCGTGGCGGGTGCTGCGCATCCAGGCCGAGTTCGTGGAGGGCTTCGGGCTGCTGGCCGAGCTGCCGCGGGCGGTCAGCGTGTTCGGCAGCGCCCGGACCAAGCCCGGGACGCCCTACTACGAGGCAGGGGTCGCGCTCGGTGCCGCGCTGGCCGAGGCCGGCTACGCGGTGATCACCGGCGGCGGCCCGGGTGCCATGGAGGCGGCCAACAAGGGCGCCTGCGAGGCCGGTGGCATGTCGGTGGGGCTGGGAATCGAGCTGCCGTTCGAGCAGGAGCTCAACGAGTGGGTCGACGTGGGCATCGCGTTCCGCTACTTCTTCGTGCGGAAGACGATGTTCGTGAAGTACGCCCAGGCATTCGTGATCCTGCCCGGTGGCTTCGGGACGCTCGACGAGCTGTTCGAGGCGCTCACGCTGGTGCAGACCACCAAGGTCACCCGCTTCCCGGTGATCCTGTTCGGCAGCAGCTACTGGGCCGGGCTGCTGGACTGGATCCGCACCACGCTGGTCACCGAGGGCACGGTGTCCCCGCACGACCTGGACCTGATCACGGTCACCGACGACGTGGCCGAGGCCGTCGCCGTCATCGCCGCCGCCGAGGCCGCCCGGGAGGCCGCCGGCCAGCCCGGTGGCGAGCCCGCCCCGACCGAGGGCTGA
- a CDS encoding succinyl-diaminopimelate desuccinylase produces the protein MDLTADVLTLTRALVDAPSVSGTEEPLADAVEAALRALGGLEVERIGNNVLARTDLGRDTRVVLAGHLDTVPIADNLPSRLETVDGEERLYGCGTSDMKAGDAVMLRLAGRFGVPGAQPAHDLTFVFYDNEEVEAVKNGLGRVARERRGWLYGDLAILLEPTDGDVEGGCQGTLRVVLTVPGTRAHSARSWLGVNAVHGAAPILATLAAYEAREVDIDGLHFHEGLNAVRIEGGVAGNVVPDECRVTVNFRFAPDRDEDDAEAHVREVFADVLAAGVTLEVTDLSPGALPGLSEPAAAAFVAAVGRPARAKLGWTDVARFAAFGIPALNYGPGDPNLAHQRAEHVRVDRLQPAEDALLAYLSTTTDTGSTA, from the coding sequence CTGGACCTCACCGCCGACGTGCTGACGCTGACCCGGGCCCTGGTCGACGCCCCGTCGGTCTCGGGCACCGAGGAGCCGCTCGCCGACGCCGTCGAGGCGGCGCTGCGCGCCCTCGGCGGGCTGGAGGTCGAGCGGATCGGCAACAACGTGCTGGCCCGCACCGACCTCGGCCGGGACACCCGCGTGGTGCTCGCCGGCCACCTGGACACCGTGCCGATCGCGGACAACCTGCCCAGCCGGCTGGAGACCGTGGACGGCGAGGAGCGGCTCTACGGCTGCGGCACCAGCGACATGAAGGCCGGTGACGCGGTGATGCTGCGGCTGGCCGGGCGCTTCGGCGTCCCCGGCGCGCAGCCCGCGCACGACCTGACGTTCGTCTTCTACGACAACGAGGAGGTCGAGGCGGTGAAGAACGGCCTCGGCCGGGTCGCGCGCGAGCGTCGCGGCTGGCTCTACGGCGACCTCGCGATCCTGCTCGAGCCCACCGACGGCGACGTCGAGGGCGGCTGCCAGGGCACCCTGCGCGTCGTCCTCACCGTGCCCGGCACGCGCGCGCACAGCGCCCGCTCGTGGCTGGGGGTCAACGCGGTGCACGGGGCGGCGCCGATCCTGGCGACGCTGGCCGCCTACGAGGCCCGCGAGGTCGACATCGACGGCCTGCACTTCCACGAGGGCCTCAACGCGGTGCGGATCGAGGGCGGGGTGGCCGGCAACGTCGTCCCCGACGAGTGCCGGGTGACGGTGAACTTCCGGTTCGCCCCCGACCGCGACGAGGACGACGCCGAGGCGCACGTGCGCGAGGTGTTCGCCGACGTCCTGGCCGCCGGCGTGACGCTGGAGGTCACCGACCTGAGCCCGGGTGCCCTCCCGGGGCTGTCCGAGCCAGCGGCCGCCGCCTTCGTCGCCGCCGTGGGCCGGCCGGCCCGGGCCAAGCTCGGTTGGACCGACGTCGCCCGCTTCGCCGCCTTCGGCATCCCGGCGCTGAACTACGGCCCCGGCGACCCGAACCTGGCCCACCAGCGCGCCGAGCACGTCCGGGTCGACCGGCTGCAGCCCGCCGAGGACGCGCTGCTGGCCTACCTCTCGACCACCACCGACACGGGGAGCACGGCATGA
- a CDS encoding alpha/beta hydrolase yields the protein MVQRPDTAGTPWLSVSQASPTTATVTTRRGAHRPAIRGPLRGRLRRAGVGRAPGRAVVTEPRVVATVCRVTVVPPLLPGIAATSVRTPRLTQQVLHPDAVDPRGGGEAVLFVHGNVSSSVFWQRALLDLPADRRPLAVDLRGFGGTDPEPVDASRGVRDWSDDVAELVIELGLERVHLVGWSMGGGVVLQLLLDHRERVASVTLVAPVSPYGFGGTTGLEGELVHPDGTGSGGGAANPDFVAALAAGDTTADAPTSPRSILRAFYLAPDALPLDPATEDAFVASMLTTRTGVDHYPGDATPSDQWPGAAPGARGVLNTMAPTVLDVSGITELAVKPPVLWVRGDADQVVSDTSAFDLAFLGSLGAVPGWPGVDAFPPQPMVGQTRAVLDRYAASGGAYREVVLPDVGHSPHVERPAEFVAVLVEHLTTPPAEPAGLT from the coding sequence ATGGTGCAGCGGCCGGACACCGCGGGCACGCCCTGGCTGTCGGTGTCCCAGGCCAGCCCGACGACGGCGACGGTCACGACCAGGAGGGGGGCCCACAGGCCGGCCATCCGAGGGCCGCTGCGAGGGCGTCTGCGCCGGGCCGGGGTCGGTCGGGCCCCGGGCCGCGCGGTGGTCACCGAACCCAGGGTAGTGGCTACGGTGTGCCGCGTGACCGTCGTCCCGCCGCTCCTGCCCGGCATCGCCGCCACCTCGGTGCGCACCCCGCGACTGACCCAGCAGGTGCTGCACCCCGACGCGGTCGACCCGCGGGGCGGCGGCGAGGCGGTCCTCTTCGTGCACGGCAACGTCAGCTCGTCGGTGTTCTGGCAGCGGGCGCTGCTGGACCTGCCGGCCGACCGGCGGCCGCTCGCGGTGGACCTGCGCGGGTTCGGCGGCACCGACCCCGAGCCGGTGGACGCCTCCCGCGGGGTGCGGGACTGGTCCGACGACGTCGCGGAGCTGGTGATCGAGCTGGGGCTGGAGCGGGTGCACCTGGTCGGGTGGAGCATGGGCGGTGGCGTCGTCCTGCAGCTGCTGCTCGACCACCGCGAGCGCGTCGCCTCGGTCACCCTGGTCGCGCCCGTCTCGCCCTACGGCTTCGGCGGGACGACGGGCCTGGAGGGCGAGCTGGTCCACCCCGACGGCACCGGCTCGGGCGGGGGAGCGGCCAACCCCGACTTCGTCGCCGCGCTGGCCGCCGGCGACACCACCGCCGACGCCCCGACCAGCCCCCGGTCGATCCTGCGGGCGTTCTACCTGGCCCCGGACGCCCTGCCGCTGGACCCGGCCACCGAGGACGCGTTCGTCGCCTCGATGCTCACCACCCGCACCGGCGTCGACCACTACCCGGGCGACGCGACACCCAGCGACCAGTGGCCCGGCGCGGCCCCCGGTGCCCGGGGCGTGCTGAACACCATGGCCCCGACCGTGCTCGACGTCTCCGGGATCACCGAGCTCGCGGTCAAGCCCCCGGTGCTGTGGGTGCGCGGGGACGCCGACCAGGTCGTCAGCGACACCTCGGCCTTCGACCTGGCCTTCCTGGGCTCACTCGGAGCGGTGCCGGGGTGGCCCGGCGTCGACGCCTTCCCACCCCAGCCGATGGTCGGGCAGACCCGCGCGGTGCTGGACCGGTACGCCGCCAGCGGGGGCGCCTACCGCGAGGTGGTGCTCCCCGACGTCGGGCACTCCCCGCACGTCGAGCGCCCCGCGGAGTTCGTCGCCGTCCTCGTCGAGCACCTCACGACGCCCCCCGCGGAGCCCGCCGGGCTGACCTGA
- a CDS encoding molybdopterin-dependent oxidoreductase gives MTKPLDRVLGARLPDPPAALRRGPFGEDAFPSPLHTERRASRVGVWLGVGFVVCFLTGLISHLVQNPPGWFYWPASPVWLYRWTQGTHVAVGLALIPLLLVKLWTVYPKLFTWPPARTPAQLVARLAVLVLVGAAVFQLLTGLLNLAKWYPFGFFFTTTHYWTGWIAVGAVLVHVGALAPQIRRGLARRGSPAAVVGLDEDDAARVVADDEAAEHAAVSRRAFVLTAGLATGAVALTQWGQTVSPLGQVSVLAPRIPGVGPQGLPVNQTAQRAGVTETAVDPAWRLTVDGPTPLSLTLADLQGMTQRTERLPIACVEGWSSNADWTGVRLSEVLEAAGLAPDTEVTVESLQTGGLYRVATVSPPHVRSPKTLLALRLNGEELALDHGYPLRLIAPNRPGVMQTKWITRIAPGTGGIGS, from the coding sequence GTGACGAAGCCGCTGGACCGGGTCCTCGGGGCCCGGCTGCCCGACCCCCCGGCGGCACTGCGCCGCGGGCCGTTCGGCGAGGACGCCTTCCCCAGCCCGCTGCACACCGAGCGCCGGGCCTCCCGGGTCGGCGTCTGGCTGGGCGTCGGCTTCGTCGTCTGCTTCCTGACCGGGCTGATCAGCCACCTCGTGCAGAACCCGCCCGGCTGGTTCTACTGGCCGGCGTCCCCGGTGTGGCTGTACCGCTGGACCCAGGGCACCCACGTCGCGGTCGGTCTCGCACTCATCCCGCTGCTGCTGGTCAAGCTGTGGACGGTCTACCCCAAGCTGTTCACCTGGCCGCCGGCCCGCACCCCGGCTCAGCTGGTCGCCCGGCTCGCCGTGCTGGTGCTCGTCGGCGCAGCGGTGTTCCAGCTGCTCACCGGCCTGCTGAACCTGGCGAAGTGGTACCCGTTCGGCTTCTTCTTCACCACCACGCACTACTGGACCGGCTGGATCGCCGTCGGCGCGGTGCTGGTGCACGTCGGCGCGCTGGCCCCGCAGATCCGGCGCGGCCTCGCCCGGCGCGGCTCGCCCGCCGCGGTGGTCGGGCTCGACGAGGACGACGCCGCCCGTGTCGTCGCCGACGACGAGGCGGCCGAGCACGCAGCGGTCAGCCGGCGGGCCTTCGTCCTCACCGCCGGACTGGCCACCGGCGCCGTCGCGCTCACCCAGTGGGGCCAGACGGTGAGCCCGCTGGGCCAGGTCTCGGTCCTCGCCCCCCGCATCCCCGGCGTCGGACCCCAGGGCCTGCCGGTCAACCAGACCGCGCAGCGCGCCGGGGTGACCGAGACCGCCGTCGACCCCGCCTGGCGGCTGACCGTCGACGGACCCACCCCGTTGTCGCTCACGCTGGCCGACCTGCAGGGGATGACCCAGCGCACCGAGCGGCTGCCGATCGCCTGCGTCGAGGGCTGGTCGTCCAACGCCGACTGGACCGGGGTGCGCCTCTCCGAGGTGCTCGAGGCGGCCGGCCTGGCGCCGGACACCGAGGTGACCGTGGAGTCCCTGCAGACCGGCGGGCTCTACCGGGTCGCCACCGTCTCCCCGCCGCACGTGCGCAGCCCGAAGACGCTGCTGGCACTGCGGCTCAACGGCGAGGAGCTCGCCCTCGACCACGGCTACCCGCTGCGGCTCATCGCCCCCAACCGGCCCGGGGTCATGCAGACCAAGTGGATCACCCGCATCGCCCCCGGCACCGGGGGGATCGGCTCGTGA